In Gossypium arboreum isolate Shixiya-1 chromosome 5, ASM2569848v2, whole genome shotgun sequence, a single genomic region encodes these proteins:
- the LOC108485585 gene encoding dirigent protein 4-like, with protein sequence MKGTLMLSWILIICLSQVAVRSQYYSDTLPYHPKPPKVTNLHFFMHEHTGVTAVVLTQANVTSNNSSVTFATLVAVNDPLRTGPEPDSEVIGNVQGISLLAGSNASSTQYIEFGFNTGKFNGSSLSVFSRGEQGLAVVGGRGRFMMATGTALFNPILINATNVIMEFNFTVVHY encoded by the coding sequence ATGAAAGGAACATTGATGTTGAGTTGGATTCTGATCATCTGCCTCTCCCAAGTAGCAGTGCGGAGCCAATACTACTCAGATACCCTACCATATCATCCCAAGCCACCTAAGGTcaccaatcttcacttctttATGCACGAACATACGGGTGTTACAGCTGTCGTGCTAACCCAAGCTAACGTCACAAGCAATAATTCATCAGTGACATTTGCCACCCTAGTTGCCGTTAATGATCCCCTCAGGACTGGTCCTGAGCCTGACTCAGAGGTGATTGGAAATGTTCAGGGTATTTCCCTCTTAGCCGGATCAAATGCATCGAGCACGCAGTACATAGAATTTGGATTTAATACCGGTAAGTTTAACGGCAGCTCTCTAAGCGTATTTTCAAGGGGAGAACAAGGGCTTGCGGTGGTCGGAGGAAGAGGACGATTCATGATGGCAACAGGGACTGCACTATTTAACCCTATCCTTATAAATGCCACCAATGTTATTATGGAATTTAACTTTACTGTAGTTCATTACTAG